A single Paraburkholderia sp. D15 DNA region contains:
- a CDS encoding TonB-dependent receptor, whose product MKNRTRVSHAVLLLFALSGLSAHVHAATDESAPTGTAPDTSGATATKNDTLDVQVNAKRLDRARNGLLPETGSSVYRFSQADIDALPAGQDTPLNQVLLQAPGVASDSYGQLHVRGDHANLQYRINGIIIPEPISGFGQALDTRIIDQVNLLTGALPAQYGYRTAGVVDIRTKTGDTGNGGSIDVFGGSHQTLKTSADVFGSQGPFSYYFSGSLGVNNLGIENPTSSASAIHDHTRQGDAFGYMSYIINPLTRVSLMFGTTSNQFQIPNTPGLATNFTLNGNNTFDSSQLNETQSELNNFAVVALQGTNGGALDYQVALFTRYTRTQFNPDPVGDLLFNGVASKDFHSNSANGAQVDTTWRLNDKHTIRAGVFFQQEHAVFDDSVNVFAVDDAGNQLSDQPFNIQDSSSKTGYLYSAYVQDEWKLTSKLTLNYGLRYDKMDEYVSASQLSPRIGLVYALTPTTTFHAGYARYFTPPAFELVSGSTINRFNGTTNQSPSSQNDQVQPERSHYFDLGVTQRLGSNLTVGLDAYYKKSTNLLDEGQFGTALIYTPFNYQYGRVYGLEFTANYKQDNLSAYLNIAYSRAQGKDIDSAQFNFDPAELAYINNHWVYLDHDQRITASFGGAYDLGRTTFTFDGLVGTGLRSGFANTDRLPVYAQINLGVIQHFNQPLIGKFDARLMVINAFNRVYELRDGSGIGVGAPQYGPHFAVYAGITKHF is encoded by the coding sequence ATGAAAAACCGCACGCGTGTCTCCCATGCCGTACTCCTGCTCTTCGCGCTCTCCGGCCTCTCCGCCCACGTCCACGCCGCCACGGACGAAAGCGCGCCAACCGGCACCGCCCCCGATACATCGGGCGCAACCGCCACGAAGAACGATACGCTCGACGTCCAGGTGAACGCCAAACGGCTCGACCGCGCGCGCAACGGCTTGCTGCCCGAGACCGGCAGCAGCGTGTACCGCTTCAGCCAGGCCGATATCGACGCGCTGCCCGCGGGGCAGGACACGCCGCTCAACCAGGTGCTGCTGCAGGCGCCCGGCGTGGCCAGCGACTCGTACGGGCAACTGCACGTGCGCGGCGATCACGCGAATCTGCAATACCGGATCAACGGCATCATCATTCCCGAGCCGATCAGCGGTTTCGGGCAGGCACTCGACACGCGCATCATCGACCAGGTGAATCTGCTGACCGGGGCGTTGCCCGCGCAATACGGCTATCGCACGGCCGGCGTGGTAGACATCCGCACCAAGACCGGCGATACGGGCAACGGCGGCTCGATCGACGTGTTCGGCGGCAGCCATCAAACGCTGAAGACCAGCGCGGATGTGTTCGGCAGTCAGGGGCCGTTCAGCTATTACTTCAGCGGCTCGCTTGGCGTGAACAATCTCGGCATCGAGAACCCGACCTCCAGCGCGAGCGCGATTCACGATCACACGCGTCAGGGCGATGCATTCGGTTATATGTCGTACATCATCAATCCGCTCACTCGCGTGAGCCTGATGTTCGGCACCACCAGCAACCAGTTCCAGATTCCCAACACGCCGGGTCTCGCGACCAACTTCACGCTGAACGGCAACAACACCTTCGATTCGAGTCAACTGAACGAAACGCAGTCCGAGCTGAACAACTTCGCGGTGGTCGCGCTGCAGGGCACCAACGGCGGCGCGCTCGACTATCAGGTCGCGTTGTTCACGCGCTACACGCGCACCCAGTTCAACCCGGACCCGGTCGGCGATCTGCTGTTCAACGGCGTGGCATCGAAAGACTTCCACAGCAATTCGGCCAACGGCGCGCAGGTGGATACCACGTGGCGGCTCAACGACAAGCACACGATTCGCGCCGGCGTGTTCTTCCAGCAGGAGCATGCGGTATTCGACGACAGCGTGAACGTCTTCGCCGTCGACGATGCGGGCAACCAACTCTCCGACCAGCCGTTCAACATTCAGGATTCGAGCAGCAAAACCGGCTACCTGTATAGCGCTTACGTGCAGGACGAATGGAAACTGACCAGCAAGCTCACGCTGAACTACGGTCTGCGCTACGACAAAATGGACGAGTACGTCAGCGCGAGCCAGTTGAGCCCGCGCATCGGGCTGGTCTATGCGTTGACGCCGACCACTACGTTTCACGCAGGCTATGCGCGCTATTTCACGCCACCCGCGTTCGAGCTGGTGTCGGGCTCGACCATCAACCGTTTCAACGGCACGACCAATCAGAGTCCGTCGAGCCAGAACGACCAGGTGCAACCGGAACGCAGTCACTATTTCGATCTCGGCGTGACGCAGCGTCTCGGCTCGAACCTGACGGTCGGCCTCGACGCGTACTACAAGAAATCGACCAATCTGCTCGACGAAGGCCAGTTCGGAACCGCGCTCATCTACACGCCGTTCAACTATCAATACGGCCGCGTGTACGGGCTCGAATTCACCGCGAACTACAAACAGGACAACCTGTCCGCGTATCTGAACATCGCGTATAGCCGCGCGCAGGGCAAGGACATCGATTCCGCGCAGTTCAACTTCGATCCGGCGGAACTGGCCTACATCAACAATCACTGGGTGTACCTCGACCACGATCAGCGCATTACCGCGTCGTTCGGCGGCGCCTACGATCTCGGCCGTACCACCTTCACGTTCGATGGTCTCGTCGGCACCGGTTTGCGTAGCGGCTTTGCGAATACCGACCGTCTGCCTGTCTACGCGCAGATCAACCTCGGCGTGATCCAGCATTTCAATCAGCCGTTGATCGGCAAGTTCGATGCGCGCCTGATGGTCATCAACGCGTTCAACCGTGTGTACGAGTTGCGCGACGGCTCCGGCATCGGTGTCGGCGCGCCGCAGTACGGTCCGCATTTCGCCGTTTATGCGGGCATCACCAAGCATTTCTGA
- a CDS encoding cyclic nucleotide-binding domain-containing protein produces MNHQRSPWSRTAAPGEVIYSEGFAGDAVIYVIADGKVEISTQCDEKKVILATLGKGEFFGEAALLPAEPRAHTAKALSFCQLTVIAANIVEEELERVSPLLRHIVRTMIRRAKKKDDVLATNTHADFLPGVVSYAHVLSLMAGIESNDRADGRMRRANGDEFSVPLPEVIKKCHAIAGHSRPHVMAMLKRMEKLNLVTLEPGRSERMSNLPARYSAYDGATGRQLVTFDPFRITERAQQVADHDLDLSISSELELIELDDLEALIGVEKKVILNKLSHAEIADDLFAFRKTKVLNYVEEKGISYFSRRTVRGAGDLKSLDDLEFVDQRTLFEAVSAFDTYDLAKLLSAITGQPVAERLMSVMTEARKKEVSWVMRREIKIDPLEIAEIEMRFLDTVRALKAPAGNAAPLSSENV; encoded by the coding sequence TTGAATCACCAACGATCGCCATGGTCGCGCACAGCGGCACCGGGCGAGGTCATCTATTCGGAAGGCTTCGCAGGCGACGCCGTCATCTACGTCATCGCGGATGGCAAAGTCGAAATCTCCACGCAGTGCGATGAAAAGAAAGTGATTCTCGCGACCTTAGGCAAGGGCGAGTTCTTCGGCGAAGCGGCGTTGCTGCCGGCCGAACCGCGCGCGCATACCGCCAAGGCGCTCAGCTTCTGTCAGTTGACCGTGATCGCGGCCAATATCGTGGAAGAGGAACTCGAGCGCGTGTCGCCGTTGCTGCGCCATATCGTGCGCACCATGATCCGCCGCGCGAAGAAGAAGGACGACGTGCTCGCCACCAACACGCACGCGGATTTCCTGCCGGGCGTCGTGTCGTACGCGCATGTGCTGTCGCTGATGGCCGGTATCGAAAGCAACGATCGCGCGGATGGCCGCATGCGCCGCGCGAACGGCGACGAGTTCTCGGTGCCGCTGCCCGAAGTGATCAAGAAGTGTCACGCGATCGCCGGTCATTCGCGTCCGCATGTGATGGCCATGCTCAAGCGCATGGAAAAGCTCAATCTGGTCACGCTCGAACCGGGCCGCTCGGAACGCATGAGCAATCTGCCCGCACGCTATTCGGCGTACGACGGCGCCACCGGCCGCCAGCTCGTCACGTTCGACCCGTTCCGGATCACCGAGCGCGCGCAGCAGGTTGCGGATCACGATCTGGATCTGTCGATCAGCAGCGAACTGGAGCTGATCGAACTGGACGATCTGGAAGCGCTGATCGGCGTCGAGAAGAAGGTGATTCTCAACAAGCTCTCGCATGCGGAAATCGCGGACGATCTGTTTGCGTTCCGCAAGACCAAGGTGCTGAACTACGTCGAGGAAAAGGGCATCAGTTATTTTTCGCGTCGCACGGTGCGCGGCGCGGGCGATCTGAAATCGCTCGACGACCTGGAGTTCGTCGATCAACGCACGCTGTTCGAAGCCGTGAGCGCATTCGATACCTACGACCTCGCGAAGCTGCTCTCCGCGATCACCGGGCAACCGGTGGCCGAGCGCTTGATGTCGGTGATGACCGAGGCGAGGAAGAAGGAAGTGTCGTGGGTGATGCGTCGCGAGATCAAGATCGATCCGCTCGAAATCGCTGAAATCGAAATGCGCTTCCTCGATACGGTCCGTGCACTGAAGGCGCCGGCGGGCAACGCGGCGCCGTTGTCCAGTGAAAACGTCTGA
- a CDS encoding flagellar motor protein — protein sequence MDLLTLFGAVFGVAAIVAGFSLEGGHFSTLFQLEAFVIVLGGTFGAVMIQNTWARFFDGIKQLRLAFVTARQVDRESLSVLLEWGDQAKLNGMLAFESIDSGGISPFARRGLELLANGVSTAVLEDALQRELDAYERNHVAAARIWQQAGGYAPTFGILGAVLGLIQVTGHLLDPAQLGQGIATAFIATLYGLALANLVFLPLYGKIRSQVDSELRFRRLYFDGLLAISRKESPHTIETRLAGDVRARSAELLG from the coding sequence ATGGATCTGTTGACGCTATTTGGCGCCGTGTTCGGCGTGGCGGCGATCGTCGCCGGGTTTTCGCTGGAAGGCGGGCATTTTTCGACGCTGTTCCAGCTGGAGGCATTCGTCATCGTGCTGGGCGGCACGTTCGGCGCGGTGATGATCCAGAACACGTGGGCGCGTTTCTTCGACGGCATCAAGCAACTGCGTCTTGCATTCGTGACGGCGCGGCAGGTGGATCGGGAAAGCCTCTCGGTGCTGCTCGAATGGGGCGATCAGGCGAAGCTGAACGGCATGCTCGCGTTCGAATCGATCGACTCCGGCGGGATCAGTCCGTTCGCGCGGCGCGGCCTCGAATTGCTCGCGAACGGCGTGTCCACCGCCGTGCTCGAAGACGCGTTGCAACGCGAGCTGGATGCGTACGAACGCAATCACGTGGCCGCCGCGCGCATCTGGCAGCAGGCCGGTGGTTACGCGCCGACCTTCGGCATTCTCGGCGCGGTGCTCGGACTGATTCAGGTGACCGGTCACCTGCTCGACCCCGCGCAACTCGGGCAAGGCATCGCCACCGCATTCATCGCGACGCTGTATGGGCTCGCGTTGGCCAATCTGGTGTTTCTGCCGCTGTACGGCAAGATTCGCTCGCAGGTGGATAGCGAGTTGCGCTTCAGGCGGCTCTATTTCGACGGCTTGCTGGCGATCTCGCGCAAGGAGTCGCCGCATACGATCGAGACGCGTCTCGCCGGCGACGTGCGGGCCAGGTCGGCGGAATTGCTGGGGTAG
- a CDS encoding OmpA family protein: MNSLSGNSGNAGSRRFKADKTGYQETDDEGDGQSGRWLISYSDLITTLMVLFLALYALQLAKNRDLEIKALAQRTANKVNVPNAPSAPAPASSSPDAARKQLLSLLAPLQNDRRITIASATQGIEIAINARILFNSGDARLLPESFDVLSRIATVLRERSKNNILVEGHTDNVPIATAKFESNWELSSARAGAVVRFFADKGIEPHRMAAIGRADNFPLIIGDDAAARAANRRVTILVEY; encoded by the coding sequence ATGAACTCACTCTCGGGCAACTCCGGCAACGCGGGAAGCCGCCGCTTCAAGGCGGATAAAACCGGCTATCAGGAAACCGACGACGAGGGCGACGGACAGTCCGGCCGCTGGCTGATTTCCTACTCGGACCTGATCACGACGCTGATGGTGCTGTTCCTTGCGCTGTACGCGCTGCAACTGGCGAAGAACCGGGATCTGGAAATCAAGGCGCTGGCGCAGCGCACGGCGAATAAGGTGAACGTGCCGAATGCGCCGAGTGCGCCGGCCCCCGCATCCAGCTCCCCGGATGCCGCCAGGAAACAACTCCTGTCGCTGCTGGCGCCGCTGCAAAACGACCGGCGCATCACGATCGCCAGCGCGACGCAGGGGATCGAGATCGCGATCAACGCGCGCATCCTGTTCAACTCCGGCGACGCACGCCTGCTGCCCGAATCGTTCGACGTGTTGAGCCGGATCGCCACGGTGCTGCGCGAGCGTTCGAAGAACAACATTCTCGTGGAAGGCCACACGGACAACGTGCCGATCGCCACGGCGAAATTCGAATCGAACTGGGAGTTGTCGTCGGCGCGCGCGGGCGCCGTGGTCCGTTTCTTCGCGGACAAAGGCATCGAGCCGCACAGAATGGCGGCGATCGGCCGCGCGGACAATTTCCCGCTGATCATCGGCGACGACGCGGCGGCGCGCGCCGCGAACCGGCGCGTGACCATTCTGGTCGAGTATTGA
- a CDS encoding helix-turn-helix transcriptional regulator has protein sequence MPVTTLPDPAVAVDVDTSLGRFLRDRRTRLQPGPDAPGRRRTPGLRREEVATRANVSVAWYTWLEQGRGGPPSNEVLERLARALELDAAGREMLFLLAQQRPPPLSPVATSSVTPALQRVLDGMPLHPAIIKTPTWDVVAWNAAAVAVLGDYAAVPARERNVLRRLFGDPAMRACQPHWQESARVAVAVFRFDIARGGGSVEALALAAELQESSEDFRLLWAENEVLNHWGGTKQMMHSVAGPLTLEYTGFPVAGAEGLSMVVFTPVSAGDVAAVESLVSRKARQPGSTTSRAP, from the coding sequence ATGCCAGTCACCACCTTGCCGGACCCGGCCGTCGCCGTCGATGTCGATACGTCGCTCGGCCGTTTTCTGCGCGACCGCCGCACGCGTCTGCAACCCGGTCCCGACGCCCCAGGCCGTCGCCGCACGCCGGGCTTGCGGCGCGAGGAAGTCGCCACGCGCGCCAACGTGAGCGTCGCGTGGTACACGTGGCTCGAACAGGGGCGCGGCGGTCCGCCCTCGAACGAAGTACTGGAACGGCTCGCCCGCGCGCTCGAACTCGACGCCGCCGGCCGCGAGATGTTGTTCCTGCTCGCGCAGCAGCGTCCGCCGCCACTGAGTCCGGTCGCCACGTCGAGCGTGACGCCGGCATTGCAACGCGTGCTGGACGGCATGCCGCTCCATCCCGCGATCATCAAGACACCGACATGGGACGTGGTCGCGTGGAATGCCGCCGCCGTTGCCGTGCTCGGCGATTACGCGGCGGTGCCGGCACGCGAGCGCAACGTGCTGCGGCGTCTGTTCGGCGATCCGGCCATGCGCGCCTGCCAGCCGCATTGGCAGGAGAGCGCGCGAGTCGCCGTCGCGGTGTTTCGTTTCGACATCGCGCGCGGGGGCGGTTCCGTCGAGGCGTTGGCGCTGGCCGCCGAACTGCAGGAGAGCAGCGAGGATTTCCGTCTGCTGTGGGCCGAGAACGAAGTGCTCAATCACTGGGGCGGCACGAAGCAGATGATGCATTCGGTGGCCGGACCGCTGACGCTCGAATACACCGGTTTCCCGGTGGCGGGCGCGGAGGGTTTGAGCATGGTGGTGTTCACGCCGGTGTCCGCCGGCGATGTCGCCGCGGTCGAGTCGCTGGTATCGCGCAAGGCACGCCAACCAGGCAGCACCACAAGCCGCGCCCCTTGA
- the gcvA gene encoding transcriptional regulator GcvA has product MRVSRPLPPLLSLRAFEAAARLLSFSHAANELFVTQSAISHQIQKLEADLGVALFERRTRAVELTAAGHRYYARVHEAFDLLRLGTHEIRAPSDERGSLSVGILASFATRWLAPRLQAFAAACPRIDLQLRPEIALADVSGGEVDVAIRYGLGGWRGVQAQRLMSERLSLVCAPSLVAGRKRARKPQDLLRYPLLTSYSRQSFEWDAWSRRFGLDLAQAQQVQLHDYNIVVEAALAGQGIAMGRHRLIARQLESGALIEALPGATLDDARIGWWFVAPKGQLGAAATAFRDWLAATAKEDTQDSTHEFHSSVVAKN; this is encoded by the coding sequence ATGCGCGTGTCCCGCCCCTTACCGCCGCTCCTATCCCTACGCGCATTCGAAGCCGCCGCGCGTCTGCTCAGTTTCAGTCACGCCGCGAATGAACTGTTCGTCACGCAGAGCGCGATCAGCCATCAGATCCAGAAACTGGAAGCCGACCTGGGCGTCGCGCTGTTCGAGCGACGCACGCGCGCGGTCGAGTTGACCGCTGCGGGCCACCGCTACTACGCGCGCGTGCATGAGGCATTCGACCTGCTGCGGCTCGGCACGCACGAGATTCGCGCGCCATCGGACGAACGCGGCAGCTTGAGCGTCGGCATTCTCGCTTCGTTCGCGACGCGCTGGCTCGCGCCGCGCTTGCAGGCGTTTGCCGCCGCGTGTCCGCGCATCGATCTGCAACTGCGTCCCGAGATCGCGCTCGCCGACGTGTCCGGTGGCGAAGTCGACGTGGCGATTCGCTACGGCCTCGGCGGCTGGCGCGGTGTGCAGGCGCAACGCTTGATGTCCGAGCGTTTGTCGCTGGTGTGCGCGCCGTCGCTCGTCGCGGGCAGGAAACGCGCACGCAAGCCGCAGGATCTGTTGCGCTATCCGCTGCTGACTTCGTACTCGCGGCAGTCGTTCGAATGGGATGCGTGGAGCCGTCGCTTCGGTCTCGACCTCGCGCAGGCTCAGCAGGTGCAATTGCACGACTACAACATCGTCGTGGAAGCGGCGCTGGCGGGACAAGGCATCGCGATGGGCCGGCACCGGCTGATCGCGCGGCAACTGGAAAGCGGTGCGCTGATCGAGGCATTGCCCGGCGCGACGCTGGACGACGCGCGCATCGGCTGGTGGTTCGTCGCGCCGAAGGGGCAACTCGGCGCGGCCGCCACGGCGTTTCGCGACTGGCTCGCCGCGACCGCGAAAGAAGACACGCAGGATTCGACGCATGAGTTTCATTCATCCGTCGTCGCAAAGAATTGA
- a CDS encoding RidA family protein, with amino-acid sequence MTSSTASAATSATSSTSISARVASLGLALEAAASPAANYVPFVLDGHLLHISGQVSRKAGKAAFLGRLGDTISDELGTEAARASALGVLSQIAAATGDRLDRVARIVRLRVFVASTPDFDRHSTIANGASDLMVAVFGEAGRHSRSAVGVASLPSGVAIEIEAVVALTAGD; translated from the coding sequence ATGACTTCTTCGACCGCCTCTGCTGCTACTTCTGCTACTTCCTCCACCTCGATCTCGGCACGCGTCGCCAGCCTCGGCCTTGCGCTCGAAGCCGCCGCGTCGCCCGCCGCGAATTACGTGCCGTTCGTACTCGACGGCCATCTGCTGCATATCTCCGGGCAGGTTTCGCGCAAGGCGGGCAAGGCCGCCTTTCTCGGCCGTCTGGGCGACACCATCTCGGACGAATTGGGCACCGAGGCGGCGCGGGCGTCCGCGCTCGGCGTGCTGTCGCAGATTGCCGCCGCGACCGGGGACCGGCTGGACCGCGTTGCCCGCATCGTGCGGCTGCGCGTCTTCGTGGCGAGCACGCCCGATTTCGATCGGCACAGCACGATCGCGAACGGCGCGTCGGATCTGATGGTCGCGGTGTTCGGCGAGGCCGGACGGCATTCGCGCAGCGCGGTCGGCGTCGCGTCGCTGCCTTCCGGCGTGGCGATCGAAATCGAAGCGGTGGTCGCGTTGACCGCTGGAGACTGA
- a CDS encoding aminotransferase class V-fold PLP-dependent enzyme, producing MPASLSNAAVAALRALTPGTRRIVHFNHAGASLPSSATVDAIHAHLIREADMGPMEAGVAGREQSERARALAARLLNAQPAEIALTTGNSTGWGAAFAALGAWQAGDRILVGRHEWGGNLGAMGVAAQRAGASIDVIPCDANGAVDPDALEAMLDERVRLIALTWLPANGGLINPAAAIGRVARRHGIPYFIDAAQAVGQIPVDVVELGCDVLSGAGRKALRGPRGTGLLYVRQAFLVNLTPPFTDTQSAPLNARGEPVLRDDAARFEASEAALALHCGLANALDEALDIGIDAIRARIDGLARGLRARLADLPKVTVLDLGIERSGLVAFNIDGHDATSVQRALAARGVVIGGNGASYTPFDMTSRGLKEITRASLSYLTTDEEIERLLVELRAIAER from the coding sequence ATGCCCGCTTCTCTTTCGAACGCTGCGGTGGCGGCATTGCGGGCGCTGACGCCGGGCACGCGGCGCATCGTGCATTTCAATCATGCGGGCGCGTCGCTGCCCTCGTCGGCGACGGTGGACGCGATTCACGCGCACCTGATACGCGAGGCCGACATGGGGCCGATGGAGGCGGGCGTCGCGGGACGCGAGCAGAGCGAACGGGCGCGCGCGCTCGCCGCGCGGCTGCTGAATGCGCAGCCGGCCGAGATCGCATTGACCACGGGCAATTCGACCGGCTGGGGCGCGGCCTTCGCCGCGTTGGGGGCGTGGCAAGCGGGCGATCGAATCCTCGTCGGGCGTCATGAGTGGGGCGGCAATCTGGGCGCGATGGGCGTCGCGGCGCAACGCGCGGGGGCATCGATCGACGTGATTCCGTGCGATGCAAACGGCGCGGTGGATCCCGACGCGCTCGAAGCGATGCTCGACGAACGCGTGCGTCTGATCGCGCTCACCTGGTTGCCGGCGAACGGCGGCCTGATCAATCCGGCGGCCGCGATCGGACGCGTCGCGCGTCGCCATGGCATTCCGTATTTCATCGACGCGGCGCAAGCGGTCGGGCAAATCCCGGTCGATGTCGTCGAGCTCGGCTGCGACGTGCTGAGCGGCGCGGGCCGCAAGGCGCTGCGCGGTCCACGTGGCACGGGGCTGTTGTATGTACGACAGGCGTTCCTCGTGAACCTGACGCCGCCGTTTACCGATACGCAATCCGCGCCGCTGAACGCACGCGGCGAACCCGTGCTGCGCGACGACGCGGCGCGCTTCGAAGCATCGGAGGCGGCACTCGCGCTGCATTGCGGACTGGCGAATGCGCTCGACGAAGCGCTCGATATCGGCATTGACGCGATCCGTGCGCGGATCGACGGCCTTGCTCGAGGACTGCGCGCGCGGCTTGCCGACTTGCCGAAGGTGACGGTGCTCGATCTGGGCATCGAACGCTCGGGCCTGGTGGCGTTCAATATCGACGGGCACGACGCCACATCGGTGCAGCGCGCGCTGGCGGCGCGGGGCGTGGTGATCGGTGGGAACGGGGCGAGCTACACGCCGTTCGACATGACCTCGCGCGGCCTGAAGGAGATCACGCGCGCGTCGCTGAGTTATCTGACTACGGATGAAGAAATCGAACGCTTGCTTGTCGAGTTACGTGCCATAGCAGAGCGATAA
- a CDS encoding DUF1330 domain-containing protein, with the protein MSKGYWVTSYRATKDPAKLAAYAQLAAPAVAAAGGKFIVRGVAEEAREQGLNERTVVIEYPSYEQAIAAYESDAYKKALEALGDGVERDLRIVRGTE; encoded by the coding sequence ATGAGCAAGGGCTATTGGGTAACTTCGTATCGCGCGACCAAAGACCCGGCGAAACTGGCCGCGTATGCGCAACTCGCGGCGCCGGCCGTCGCGGCGGCGGGCGGCAAGTTCATCGTGCGGGGTGTCGCCGAGGAAGCACGCGAGCAAGGCTTGAACGAACGCACGGTGGTGATCGAGTACCCGAGCTACGAGCAGGCCATCGCCGCTTACGAAAGCGACGCCTACAAGAAGGCGCTCGAAGCGCTGGGCGATGGCGTGGAGCGCGATCTGCGCATCGTGCGCGGCACGGAATAA
- a CDS encoding helix-turn-helix domain-containing protein, translating into MNPYFYRFCTDAYPHEQRFEVWRDEINPIFDVDIDKSVSPRFNYDLSTGYVGSILTGCGSWAGQREPVPYRVKRSPQRIRSDGLDHFYLCLGITHSLAGYAARQPIHAQASTIYVLDLARELDSEIVAGDTVILTIARDLLMPRIKSTNLHGAVLQGPLSALLGDHLISLRRQLPHLAPADMPHVEQATLAMVSAALAPSTPTLADAEGEINRAVLQRVRRYIDAHLKSAELTPARICRDVGISRAQLYRLFARESGVAFYIQQRRLEKIRQILESAKGRDQHLSTLAFQFGFKSDSHFSRVFRQAFGCSPREARDRGAAREARPALPRDEANRLGSLRDVLGKLEQ; encoded by the coding sequence TTGAATCCCTATTTCTATCGCTTCTGCACCGACGCTTATCCGCACGAGCAACGCTTCGAAGTATGGCGGGACGAGATCAACCCGATCTTCGACGTGGATATCGACAAGTCGGTCTCGCCGCGTTTCAACTACGACCTCTCGACCGGCTACGTCGGCTCGATACTGACCGGCTGCGGTTCATGGGCGGGACAGCGCGAGCCGGTGCCGTACCGGGTCAAGCGTTCGCCGCAACGTATCCGCTCCGACGGTCTCGACCATTTCTATCTGTGCCTCGGCATCACGCATTCGCTGGCCGGCTATGCCGCGCGCCAGCCGATCCATGCGCAGGCATCGACCATCTACGTGCTCGATCTCGCGCGCGAACTCGACTCCGAGATCGTCGCGGGCGACACGGTGATCCTGACGATCGCGCGCGATCTGCTGATGCCGCGCATCAAGTCCACCAACCTGCATGGCGCGGTGCTGCAAGGACCGTTGAGCGCATTGCTCGGCGATCATCTGATTTCGCTGCGGCGCCAGTTGCCGCATCTTGCGCCCGCCGACATGCCGCACGTCGAGCAGGCCACGCTCGCGATGGTGTCCGCCGCGCTCGCGCCGTCGACCCCGACGCTCGCCGACGCCGAAGGCGAAATCAATCGCGCGGTGCTGCAGCGCGTACGCCGCTATATCGACGCGCATCTGAAGTCGGCGGAACTGACGCCCGCGCGAATCTGCCGCGACGTCGGCATTTCGCGCGCGCAGTTGTACCGATTGTTCGCGCGCGAATCGGGCGTCGCGTTCTATATCCAGCAACGCCGGCTGGAAAAGATCCGGCAGATACTCGAAAGCGCCAAGGGCCGCGATCAGCATCTGTCGACGCTTGCCTTCCAGTTCGGCTTCAAAAGCGACTCGCACTTCAGCCGGGTGTTCCGCCAGGCATTCGGCTGTTCGCCACGCGAGGCGCGCGATCGTGGCGCCGCGCGCGAAGCGCGTCCCGCGTTGCCGCGCGACGAAGCGAACCGCCTCGGGTCGCTGCGCGACGTGCTCGGTAAACTCGAACAGTAA